A genomic stretch from Anaerococcus mediterraneensis includes:
- a CDS encoding DUF1538 domain-containing protein has protein sequence MILVVILNMFVGVESALMINFFWGCLGVILGLGIFLTGVEISISEIGSMMGDFIARFSSIIKVIIFGVFIGFTISVAEPDLLILAGEVSSTISMPSQLIVIIISLGVGIMISVGLYRIFKDIRLSNLMWLVYGMVFILMIFTDSVGHAIAFDASGATTGAMTTPFIIALGLGVASLKGDRSEDDSFGLVGLASTGPILAGLLMSLGSATGQIAIEEAAGHSALMSGFINSTFAIVPIALVFYIMNIFVFKIDKDELKSISFGLGYTYIGLILFLTSVEGGFMELARVMGSGLANSKWLPLIGFILGLLVVLAEPAVSVLAEQVEDVTGGSIPRKNILVALSIGVAFAVMLAIFRIKIEGFALWMLIVPGFVLSLILSRRVDQIFVGIAFDSGGVASGPMTATFILAFCQGVAGNIADGFGVISFVAMMPVLTIMIMGNLYKGAK, from the coding sequence ATGATTTTGGTTGTAATTTTAAATATGTTTGTAGGTGTAGAAAGTGCCCTTATGATCAATTTCTTTTGGGGATGTCTGGGTGTTATCCTAGGCCTTGGTATATTTTTGACTGGTGTTGAAATATCTATATCAGAAATCGGATCTATGATGGGGGATTTTATAGCCAGGTTTTCTAGCATCATCAAGGTGATAATATTTGGGGTATTTATTGGTTTTACTATATCAGTAGCCGAGCCAGACCTTTTGATCTTAGCAGGTGAGGTTAGCTCAACCATATCTATGCCTAGCCAGTTAATAGTTATAATAATATCCCTAGGAGTTGGTATAATGATATCTGTAGGTCTTTATAGGATCTTTAAGGATATAAGGCTTTCAAACCTCATGTGGCTAGTTTATGGGATGGTTTTTATCCTGATGATTTTTACAGATAGTGTAGGTCATGCCATAGCCTTTGACGCATCAGGAGCCACAACCGGTGCTATGACAACACCTTTTATCATAGCCCTTGGTTTGGGAGTAGCTAGTTTAAAGGGAGATAGGAGCGAAGATGACTCCTTTGGTCTAGTAGGTCTTGCCTCGACAGGGCCAATCCTAGCTGGTCTTTTGATGAGTCTGGGTTCTGCCACAGGTCAGATCGCCATAGAAGAGGCAGCCGGCCACTCAGCCTTGATGTCAGGTTTTATAAACTCGACTTTTGCTATAGTGCCAATAGCCCTAGTATTTTATATAATGAATATTTTTGTATTCAAGATCGATAAAGATGAATTAAAATCTATTAGCTTCGGTCTTGGCTATACCTATATAGGATTGATTTTGTTTTTGACAAGCGTTGAGGGAGGCTTTATGGAGCTTGCCAGAGTGATGGGAAGTGGGCTTGCCAATTCAAAATGGCTACCTCTGATAGGCTTTATCCTAGGACTTTTGGTAGTGTTGGCAGAACCTGCTGTGAGTGTTTTAGCTGAGCAGGTAGAGGATGTCACAGGTGGTTCTATACCAAGAAAAAATATACTTGTGGCTTTATCTATAGGAGTAGCATTTGCAGTTATGCTTGCTATCTTTAGGATAAAAATAGAAGGCTTTGCCCTTTGGATGCTCATAGTGCCAGGATTTGTTTTATCCTTAATCCTATCTAGGAGGGTTGACCAAATTTTTGTTGGTATAGCCTTTGACTCTGGAGGAGTAGCATCAGGACCAATGACGGCAACCTTTATATTGGCATTTTGCCAAGGAGTAGCTGGCAATATTGCCGATGGTTTTGGTGTTATATCCTTTGTAGCCATGATGCCAGTTCTAACAATAATGATAATGGGTAATCTGTATAAGGGGGCTAAGTAA
- the pta gene encoding phosphate acetyltransferase has product MAKIGIIDQAVKAIEGKNLTIVFPEGKDERVLEAAIRHQEKGLITPIVLGDQGEVQKAADKLGKSISHIKILNPETFEDFDKLVDSFTEVRKGKIDREEAEFILRRDLNYFGVMLIKDGYADGMVSGAIHTTADTIRPALQIIKTKPGVSRVSGVMVMIGPNGEELVFADTAVNITLEADELAEVAIETANTAKSFGIDPYVAMLSFSTMGSAHHDLATKVERATHLAKYLKPELNVVGEVQFDAAIDPVTAANKVPGSKVAGKCNVFIFPDLQAGNIGYKIAQRLGGYMALGPILQGLNAPVNDLSRGCSADDVYDIAVITAMQAADAQAQKE; this is encoded by the coding sequence ATGGCAAAAATTGGCATTATAGATCAAGCTGTAAAAGCAATAGAAGGAAAAAACCTTACAATCGTTTTTCCAGAAGGTAAAGACGAAAGAGTATTAGAGGCTGCAATCAGACACCAGGAAAAAGGACTGATCACACCAATAGTCTTAGGTGACCAAGGAGAAGTCCAAAAAGCAGCTGATAAATTAGGAAAAAGTATTTCTCACATCAAGATATTAAATCCAGAGACATTCGAAGATTTTGATAAATTAGTTGATAGCTTTACAGAAGTTAGAAAAGGAAAAATAGATAGGGAAGAAGCTGAATTTATCCTAAGAAGAGATTTAAACTACTTTGGTGTTATGCTTATAAAAGATGGATATGCTGATGGAATGGTATCCGGTGCTATACACACAACAGCAGATACAATCAGACCTGCCCTACAAATTATAAAAACAAAACCTGGCGTATCTAGGGTTTCAGGTGTTATGGTTATGATAGGACCAAATGGCGAAGAACTTGTATTTGCAGATACTGCAGTAAATATCACCCTAGAAGCTGATGAGCTAGCAGAAGTAGCAATAGAAACAGCTAATACTGCAAAATCATTTGGTATAGATCCTTATGTAGCTATGCTATCATTTTCAACAATGGGTTCTGCCCACCACGACCTAGCTACAAAGGTAGAAAGAGCAACCCACTTGGCAAAATACCTAAAACCAGAGCTTAATGTAGTAGGTGAAGTCCAATTTGATGCGGCTATAGACCCTGTTACAGCAGCAAACAAGGTGCCAGGATCAAAGGTTGCAGGAAAATGCAATGTATTTATATTCCCAGACCTACAAGCTGGTAATATTGGTTATAAAATAGCACAAAGACTTGGTGGTTACATGGCCCTAGGACCAATACTTCAAGGCTTGAATGCTCCAGTAAATGACCTTTCAAGAGGATGTTCAGCAGATGATGTTTATGACATAGCAGTTATAACAGCCATGCAGGCAGCTGACGCACAAGCTCAAAAGGAATAA
- the ftsH gene encoding ATP-dependent zinc metalloprotease FtsH, translated as MNQKPKKRPLLFYWIAGIAIYLVMSFFLNPIAKNDSAKEVDYGQFVEMIENDQVTEVSKDALKYTFKAKVEGDEKVYQTGLWEDTDLTERLLAAKNRNDKLVFGKEIETRMNPWLSLFLTSVLPFIFLMGIFYFASRSLSKTMGGRGGADFMNFGKSNAKIYMENKTGKTFKDVAGQEEAKESLNEIVDFLHNPGKYREIGARVPKGILLVGPPGTGKTLLAKAVAGEAKVPFFTISGSEFVEMFVGMGASKVRDLFKQAKEKAPCIVFIDEIDAIGKKRDVSGFSGNDEREQTLNQLLNEMDGFDAAEGVVLLAATNRPEILDPALTRPGRFDRQVQVELPDLKGREDILKVHAKNIKREDNIDYEEIAKRTAGTSGADLANIVNEGALRAVREGRNKLTQEDLEESIETVIAGMQKKNAVISDDQKKIIAYHEVGHALVAAIQTHKTPVTKITIVPRTGGALGYTMTVDKDEKYIMTKQELFDEIVTFAGGRSAEELIFNTKTTGASNDIERATAIARNMVTIYGMDEDFDFMQLEQIQGRYLGGQRSMIVSDGTGDKIDEKVAKIIASAHMRAIEILKENIDKLHEISDFLLKEETITGEQFMEILNKGRDVKIEDIEENTDVDKKNLSEENTDENLEDLDEKSTGQTAHDQKKDEEVSEDKNDGSDL; from the coding sequence ATGAATCAAAAACCTAAAAAAAGGCCCTTATTATTCTATTGGATAGCAGGTATTGCTATTTATTTGGTAATGAGCTTTTTTCTAAACCCAATAGCAAAAAATGACTCGGCCAAAGAAGTAGACTATGGTCAATTTGTCGAGATGATTGAAAATGACCAGGTCACAGAGGTAAGCAAGGATGCCCTAAAATATACCTTCAAGGCCAAGGTTGAGGGAGATGAAAAAGTCTACCAAACCGGTCTATGGGAGGATACTGACCTTACAGAAAGACTTTTAGCGGCGAAAAATAGAAATGATAAACTTGTCTTTGGCAAGGAAATAGAAACCAGGATGAATCCTTGGTTGTCCTTGTTTTTGACAAGCGTACTTCCATTTATATTCTTGATGGGAATATTTTATTTCGCATCAAGGTCCCTATCAAAAACTATGGGAGGCAGAGGCGGAGCCGACTTTATGAATTTCGGCAAATCCAATGCCAAAATCTATATGGAAAATAAAACCGGCAAGACCTTCAAGGATGTAGCAGGCCAAGAAGAGGCCAAGGAAAGCCTAAATGAGATAGTAGATTTCCTACACAATCCAGGCAAATACAGAGAAATCGGTGCTAGGGTACCAAAGGGTATTCTTTTGGTAGGCCCTCCAGGAACTGGTAAAACCCTACTTGCAAAAGCTGTAGCCGGTGAAGCCAAAGTACCATTTTTCACAATTTCAGGATCTGAATTTGTGGAGATGTTTGTAGGTATGGGTGCATCCAAAGTCCGTGACCTTTTCAAACAAGCCAAGGAAAAAGCTCCATGTATAGTCTTTATAGATGAGATAGACGCTATAGGTAAAAAGCGTGACGTATCAGGTTTTTCTGGTAATGATGAGCGTGAGCAAACCCTAAACCAACTTCTAAATGAGATGGATGGTTTTGATGCGGCTGAGGGAGTGGTCCTACTTGCTGCAACCAACAGGCCAGAGATTCTAGACCCAGCCCTAACAAGACCAGGTCGTTTTGATAGGCAAGTCCAGGTAGAGCTTCCTGACCTAAAGGGTCGTGAGGACATCCTAAAAGTCCATGCAAAGAATATAAAAAGAGAAGATAATATAGACTACGAAGAGATAGCAAAAAGAACAGCAGGTACATCTGGTGCAGACCTTGCAAATATTGTCAATGAAGGAGCCCTAAGAGCAGTCAGAGAGGGTAGGAACAAGCTAACCCAAGAAGACCTTGAGGAATCAATCGAAACAGTAATAGCAGGTATGCAAAAGAAAAATGCTGTTATATCAGATGATCAAAAGAAAATCATTGCTTACCACGAGGTTGGTCATGCCCTTGTTGCAGCTATCCAAACCCACAAGACTCCAGTTACAAAAATCACTATAGTGCCAAGAACTGGTGGGGCCTTGGGTTATACAATGACTGTCGACAAGGATGAAAAATATATAATGACCAAGCAAGAACTATTTGATGAGATAGTCACCTTTGCAGGTGGTAGGTCAGCAGAAGAGCTAATCTTTAATACCAAAACCACAGGAGCATCAAACGACATAGAAAGAGCCACAGCCATAGCTAGAAACATGGTTACAATCTATGGTATGGACGAGGACTTTGACTTTATGCAACTAGAGCAAATCCAAGGCCGCTACTTAGGCGGACAAAGATCTATGATAGTCTCTGATGGTACTGGTGATAAGATAGACGAAAAAGTAGCCAAGATAATAGCATCAGCCCACATGAGAGCTATAGAAATCCTAAAGGAAAATATAGACAAGCTTCACGAGATTTCAGACTTCCTACTCAAGGAAGAAACAATAACTGGTGAGCAGTTTATGGAAATCCTAAATAAGGGCAGGGATGTAAAAATCGAGGATATAGAAGAAAACACAGATGTGGACAAAAAGAACCTATCTGAAGAAAATACTGATGAAAATTTAGAAGATCTTGATGAAAAATCAACAGGTCAAACAGCTCATGATCAGAAAAAAGACGAAGAGGTATCCGAGGATAAAAACGACGGATCTGACCTATAA
- a CDS encoding DUF4446 family protein gives MTALYIAIAIMTLLVILQFAMIFSLSNRTRRQKQRYDHLLRGNDPDVNIEELLNRLNDQIDSSYKELRNINKTAADAKDTTMGAVSNMAIVHFDAFEGQSRELSFSLCMLDNFHNGIILTSLYGDKGSTVYLKEVVQGSSKVELSDKEQSALNKAKR, from the coding sequence ATGACTGCATTATATATTGCAATAGCAATTATGACACTTTTAGTCATTTTACAATTTGCTATGATATTTTCCCTTTCAAATAGGACACGTAGACAAAAACAAAGATATGATCATTTGCTCAGGGGCAATGACCCAGATGTCAATATCGAGGAATTGCTAAATAGGCTAAATGACCAAATCGATTCCTCCTACAAGGAGCTTAGAAACATAAATAAGACTGCGGCAGATGCCAAAGATACAACCATGGGGGCTGTATCAAACATGGCTATAGTTCACTTTGATGCCTTCGAGGGCCAAAGCCGTGAACTTTCCTTTTCATTGTGTATGCTTGATAACTTCCATAACGGTATTATCCTTACAAGTCTTTATGGGGATAAAGGATCCACCGTATATCTAAAAGAAGTTGTACAAGGATCTAGTAAAGTAGAATTATCTGACAAAGAACAATCTGCTCTTAATAAAGCAAAAAGATAA
- the argF gene encoding ornithine carbamoyltransferase — protein sequence MGINLRGRNFLAIKDFEASEVEYLIKLAEKFKDLKLTGTDHKYLAGKNMVLLFEKTSTRTRCAFEVGAMDLGMGVTYLDPGSSQMGKKESIADTAKVLGRFYDGIEYRGFKQELVEELAANAGVPVFNGLTDKWHPTQMIADMLTIKENFGRLKGLNFVYMGDCRNNMGNSLAVTCAKLGVNFVGCGPKDLWPEEDVQKLAKDLGKESGASVKFSENVGESLTGADVVYTDIWVSMGEPDSVWEERIEKLHPYQVNAKAMSYAKEDAIFLHCLPSFHDLETTIGKEIFDKFGDKYDLNGMEVSDEVFLSKRSKVFDQAENRMHTIKAIMYAILK from the coding sequence ATGGGAATCAATCTAAGAGGAAGAAATTTTTTGGCAATCAAGGATTTTGAGGCTAGCGAGGTAGAATACCTTATAAAATTAGCTGAAAAATTCAAGGACCTAAAACTAACAGGGACAGACCACAAATACCTAGCAGGTAAAAACATGGTTTTACTTTTTGAAAAAACATCTACTAGGACCAGGTGCGCCTTTGAAGTTGGGGCAATGGATCTAGGCATGGGAGTTACCTACCTAGACCCAGGTTCATCACAAATGGGCAAAAAAGAGTCAATTGCTGATACAGCCAAGGTTTTGGGCAGGTTCTATGATGGTATAGAATACCGTGGTTTCAAACAAGAGCTAGTAGAAGAGCTTGCAGCAAATGCAGGTGTACCTGTCTTTAATGGCCTAACAGACAAATGGCATCCAACACAGATGATAGCTGATATGCTAACCATAAAAGAAAATTTTGGCAGACTAAAAGGCCTTAACTTTGTCTATATGGGAGATTGTAGAAATAACATGGGCAATTCCCTAGCAGTAACTTGTGCAAAACTTGGGGTCAATTTCGTAGGTTGCGGACCAAAAGACCTATGGCCAGAAGAAGACGTACAAAAACTTGCCAAAGATTTGGGCAAGGAGTCCGGAGCTAGTGTCAAATTCTCAGAAAATGTAGGAGAATCTCTAACAGGTGCAGATGTTGTCTACACAGATATTTGGGTATCCATGGGCGAGCCTGACAGCGTTTGGGAAGAAAGAATCGAAAAACTCCACCCATATCAGGTAAATGCCAAGGCCATGTCCTATGCAAAAGAAGATGCTATCTTCCTACATTGCCTCCCATCCTTCCACGACCTAGAAACAACAATCGGCAAGGAAATATTTGATAAATTTGGAGACAAATACGACCTAAATGGCATGGAAGTCTCTGATGAGGTATTTTTATCAAAGAGATCAAAAGTTTTTGACCAGGCAGAAAACAGGATGCATACTATCAAGGCTATAATGTATGCTATACTTAAATAA
- a CDS encoding transcriptional regulator → MQFLKIILPRGKGSKFMKILKDHGASSIACFYGEGSAPNEILNTLAIDKTKKEIVVALIEEEKTKKIIEKISEKLKKVNTGIAFWTGLDGGNSLEYVCLYVIVDRHMGQKAIHIAQDNGARGATVIHGRGSSEIVKSPIFLNMNIEPEKDMVVMLIKKDLEEKIRSEIYKQMDLESQGKGIIYSLPVNKVEGLVEQNS, encoded by the coding sequence ATGCAATTTTTAAAAATAATATTGCCTAGGGGCAAGGGCTCTAAGTTTATGAAAATCCTAAAAGACCATGGGGCAAGCTCTATAGCTTGTTTTTATGGGGAAGGCTCAGCGCCAAACGAGATTTTAAACACCCTAGCAATAGACAAGACAAAAAAAGAAATAGTAGTAGCCCTTATAGAAGAGGAAAAAACAAAGAAAATTATAGAAAAGATTTCAGAAAAGCTAAAAAAAGTCAACACTGGTATAGCTTTTTGGACAGGACTAGATGGAGGCAACTCATTGGAATATGTATGTTTATATGTAATAGTAGATAGGCACATGGGACAAAAGGCAATCCACATAGCCCAGGACAATGGGGCTAGGGGAGCTACAGTTATCCATGGTAGGGGTTCAAGTGAAATAGTCAAAAGCCCTATATTTTTAAATATGAATATAGAACCAGAAAAAGATATGGTAGTCATGCTTATCAAAAAAGACCTTGAAGAAAAAATCAGAAGCGAAATTTATAAGCAAATGGATTTAGAAAGCCAAGGAAAGGGTATAATATATTCGCTACCAGTTAATAAGGTAGAAGGATTAGTAGAGCAAAATAGTTAA
- the trxA gene encoding thioredoxin has product MKQLDTVEFRNEVENGSGLMLVDFSATWCGPCKMQTPILEELSNEADYKVYSIDVDKSQEIAAQYNVNAVPSLMIFKDGVLKENMIGFHTKDAIEEKMSKFI; this is encoded by the coding sequence ATGAAACAATTAGATACAGTAGAATTTAGAAATGAAGTAGAAAATGGATCAGGCTTGATGCTAGTAGATTTTTCAGCAACCTGGTGTGGCCCATGCAAAATGCAAACCCCAATTTTAGAAGAGCTATCAAATGAGGCAGACTACAAGGTATATAGCATAGATGTTGATAAATCACAAGAAATCGCAGCCCAATACAATGTAAATGCTGTTCCAAGCCTAATGATCTTTAAAGATGGGGTCCTAAAAGAAAACATGATAGGTTTCCACACCAAGGATGCCATAGAAGAGAAAATGAGCAAATTTATATAA
- a CDS encoding MarR family winged helix-turn-helix transcriptional regulator, with the protein MKAVHIDFFEFNNEIFSMIREISHKIDLLLQETANKLELTPLQIKIIITLYSYDGDVSIGSLGKSIGVTGGNISNICKKLEKKGFVDRIRSEEDERVVNVKLTEKGIGAGKEVGEYFDKIRADFPDDAVDVNLKTIVRELKELDILLDKYISRRGL; encoded by the coding sequence TTGAAAGCGGTGCATATAGATTTTTTTGAATTTAACAATGAAATTTTTTCTATGATTAGAGAAATTTCACATAAAATAGACTTATTGCTTCAAGAAACAGCCAATAAACTAGAACTAACACCCCTACAAATAAAGATAATCATCACCCTATATTCTTATGATGGAGATGTATCCATAGGCAGTTTGGGTAAGAGTATTGGAGTGACAGGTGGAAATATATCAAATATCTGCAAGAAGCTTGAGAAAAAAGGCTTTGTAGATAGGATTAGAAGCGAAGAAGATGAAAGAGTAGTCAATGTCAAGCTTACAGAAAAAGGCATTGGAGCAGGTAAAGAAGTCGGAGAATACTTTGATAAGATAAGAGCAGACTTCCCAGATGATGCAGTAGATGTCAACCTAAAAACTATAGTTAGAGAGTTAAAAGAACTTGATATACTACTTGATAAATATATATCAAGGAGAGGACTATGA
- a CDS encoding NAD(P)/FAD-dependent oxidoreductase: MVYDIAIIGAGPAGLSAALNCKIRNKSVILFGKDSKKITSTSYIRNYLGFGEISGKELNENFKKSLEGFDIERSEKRVKTVYAMGTYFAIEIENQNEMVEAKSVILASGMDLKKDLENEEKFFAKGVNYCATCDAALYRGKKVVVIGYNDESIEEAKFTAEIVGKLIFVNQTGKNIDLPDGIEVIEGQRPLGFEGENRAETLVFRSGEKISADGFFIIKDSSKADRLVPSIKMDGAHILLDKNGASSIKGLFAAGDIAGRPYQINKAVGEGQVAGLAACSYLDKNSK, translated from the coding sequence ATGGTATATGATATAGCTATAATCGGCGCAGGTCCTGCGGGACTTAGCGCCGCTTTAAATTGTAAAATAAGAAATAAATCTGTCATTCTTTTTGGAAAAGACTCCAAAAAAATCACCTCAACATCTTATATCAGAAACTACCTAGGCTTTGGCGAGATTTCGGGCAAAGAATTAAACGAGAATTTCAAAAAATCCCTAGAGGGTTTTGATATAGAAAGGTCTGAAAAGAGAGTAAAAACTGTCTATGCCATGGGGACATACTTTGCAATAGAGATTGAAAATCAAAATGAGATGGTGGAGGCTAAGTCTGTCATCCTAGCAAGTGGTATGGACCTAAAAAAAGATCTAGAAAATGAAGAAAAGTTTTTTGCCAAGGGGGTAAACTACTGTGCAACCTGTGATGCGGCCCTCTATAGGGGCAAAAAAGTTGTGGTTATCGGCTACAATGATGAGTCAATAGAAGAAGCCAAATTTACAGCAGAGATAGTAGGCAAGCTTATTTTTGTAAACCAGACCGGCAAAAATATTGACCTGCCAGATGGTATCGAGGTCATAGAAGGACAAAGGCCTCTAGGTTTTGAAGGGGAAAATAGGGCAGAGACTCTAGTTTTTAGGTCAGGTGAAAAAATATCCGCCGATGGATTTTTTATAATAAAAGACTCCTCCAAGGCTGACAGGTTAGTCCCATCTATAAAAATGGATGGGGCCCATATACTATTAGATAAAAATGGGGCCTCTTCTATAAAGGGACTTTTTGCAGCAGGAGATATTGCAGGCAGGCCTTACCAGATAAATAAAGCTGTAGGAGAAGGCCAAGTAGCAGGTCTTGCCGCTTGTTCCTACCTAGATAAAAATTCTAAATAA